The DNA sequence CATCCTAACATTGTCCAACATCATATATAGAGGACCTGGTGACTCGTGATTGTTGGATGTGAGCAATGAGAAGGGTGCAATAACCCTTGTAAAGTCTTCGTTGACAAATGTACTAATTCGAGCTTAGTccatttgttttatttgacACATTCGAATCAAATCAGaatttactttattaatttcgtttggattcagaaatgaattaaataaaatattggtagAAGTTGAGCCTTTTGCACTCTTCCTGCTTTctcttaggagacgtttggattcgtaaatcatctcagctcatctcatctcaactcatcccactactattcattactattcagtaactttaactcacaaatctcactactattcacaactcatctcattactattcacaatccatctcaattcatctcaactcatctcaaatcatctcaagtcatcttcgtcAACACGTGCTGTGAACTACCATGAAATGCAAATGCTTCCACTCAATTCATGAAACTCCATTGaacgtatatatgtatatattgtttttggGAAAATGCTGAGTTCTCCCCCAAGTTGCCTCCtagtttattttgattttttttcttttgttttttaaatgttaCAAAAAGTTACCACTAgtgaatttgtgtatttttttaacatttaaaaaaaaataaaaaagcacttGAGGCAACTTGGGAACAACATAGCAtcaccttattttattttttttattcaatttagtTGCAAAGTTCATCCACGAAGAAGAATTAATTATGCAAAAGATGatacattaattatatttatttctattacCATATATTCCTCTTTCCAAGGGCATTAAGTTCCAACTATAGATCTACAAAGCGTCTCAAAGAGTTTTTTTCCCCATGCATTTGAATTcaaacagaaagagagagagagagagagaccaccaaaatgagaaataattccATTTCACTACACTTCACTTCATGAACATTAAAAGCTCCTTCAATGGTTTCATCCACTTAATCGGCAGGCAGTTTCATGATGAGAAGTCATGGAGCAAGATGAGCTACTTGGCATAATATAGTGCAACTGGTGGCTTGTAATTTTGCAGCATGGAAAGCCATTTATGCATCCTGGCGGGGGTTAGAAGCCATAAACCACCAATATGTATGGGGAGCTTGAATGGTTCTAATCCCAAGCTGTTCACCTATATATCTCACCAAAGCTCCATTTATTACTCTCCAAACTTTATTgcttcaatttatttcattggcAAACACAACCCCACAACTGGGTTGAGCTCAAAAACAGTTCTCTTTTGAATTATTATGAGCTCTGAACCATGACTGTAGGAAACCCAACCACCTTCTTCCAATATCATCATGTACGtgtctttttatttcatgttgCGCGCAACAATGGCTTTCAATACCCTACAGAATCTTATCGACAAGATGTTGTCAGTCCCAAATAGACAAACAAGTCTCcgaatttgaagaaaattagtTAGCTTATATATTGCAAGGCATAAGATCTAGGTCCCTATAGATGTGAAACACAATTGAATACGAATTCGAATTCATTCTTCTTCGTGGATGACCTTCAATATTTCAagtttgttaaaaagaaaaattctaaacataagtctCACATCCtgcactcatttaaaaatatatcattttacttttttacccacataatgaaaatgattctaaacatgtttgtaaataaaatagaataaaaaagtaaaatgacatatttttaagtgagtgtGCAGGATGTAAGGCTTATGGGTAGCACTGCTCTTATTAAAAATCCAACTCTCTTGTTAACTTCCAATATTCAAAGTCCACCCCCAATCATATTTGAATGCAATTTCCTGTCTCACTTATATTTGAATGCGCCTTCATTATCATTTCAATTCTTAGGGTCTATTTAGGATTGTGAtaggagtcttaaaaagtttttaaataattttaaagttctttaatgaaaaaaattaggcTATAATTTAAGTGTTACATATTAAACTATTAAAgcatttttaatctcaaataagctaaaaagtatGTTTGATGATTTTCCTCAAATGTGTTTTTCCAGATAATGcagaatataattcaaattttaaaagactgtcaatagatgaaaatatccatacaatttttagttatttacaactttcaaactctCAAGAATatggtcataatctttaaaaattcaaataatcgtaATTTCTAACTAAaaaaatcacttgtttaatttgtttccaaacaaacgtAACATATTAGAAAGTACTTGAAACATAAGATtaccaaatagtaaataatttttaaaagtaaaacttattacttaagttataagttataaatctTAAAACTAAAAGTTCTATTTCTCACAACAATTTCAAATATGCACTAATTTTAGGATGTGCAAGTTCTGTagagttattttgaaaaaagtatagcacattataaaaaataaaaaatagatttttcatttaaattcttgatttataaattttttttaaaataagtacgCAAGACTTGTAAAAGACCgtaaaatcatttctctttgaaCCATTACTTTCAAATAGAATGAAAAGGAACCTTTCCGGTTACTATAATACTCCTACATATTCCAGTCTCAAAACCTGAGCAAATTCACCCCAAAACTCCAAGAAATCCTTTTACACCAAATGCTATGAAAAGCAAAatgatatttcattttatttcctttatggAACATTAAACTCCTTTGATGGTAGCATCCACCTAAATCAATCAGGACAGTTACCAAGTCATGGACCAAAACAATTTGGTGGTGGCTTAAATTTTGAAGCATGTATGCAATCATGCATACGTGGCTTTGGGAGCTATAAACCAATATGGAAAATTTTACAGCTCTAATCAAGTTGTcaccaaaatttaatttattacccTGCAAATTTATTGGTCAAGTTTTTTGAGTGGTTTGAtttcagaaatgagatgagatgatttgtaaatagtaaaataaaagttgaattatttattatattttgtgtaaaaatttaaaaaagttattttgtgatttaaaaaaattgaattgtttgttatattttgtgtgtgaatttgagaaagttataatgatgagatgaaatgagttgagatgagttttgaattcaaataagagtagtgctacatcTCCCGAAAGATGTAGCCCGAAAGTCCATCGAACAggcaaaaagtattttttttattttttatttcatttatttttttaatcatcataaaaatttatgaaaaaaataaaaaattcacaacatcattaaaaaatacttcattaatcactaagtaaaaaaaaaaaaaaaattcgaaacaCATCTTCAAAATACATTTTGAGACATTTAGCATTTCTGTTCAAACAATATCTAATCTGCCAAAACAAATACTACAACTGTttgaactaataaaaaaaatcaaatcaaatcaaaagggTGATTGGATTCCTCTAAAATCGTTCTAACTTCCGagacttgttttttctttttccttccttatTTTTCAAAGAGCTATCGTGCCCAGCAAGACTGCcagttttctctcatttctatgttcataattaaaaaaataaaaaataaaaataaataaaaataaaaataaaacatgcattgctaaatattattagatactTTCATCCCTTCATATCATGTTGCCTTAATTAAAATTGCTTACATAAGAAccacaattaattaattgaacgTTACgggtttaattttctttgtaacaaacaattaaaagtaaattcgtttggatttgaaaagagttgagatgaattgagatgaattgtgaatagcagtgagatgagttgtgaatagtaataagatttgtgaattaaagttactgaatagtaataagatgaattgagatggactgtgaatacaaacgagacctaaaatttttacttttaatgCGTTGACCGAAAAAATAGCAATTAGCAAGTGCAGGAGAAAGTCTGGTTTTTTGTACTTCTCGGTCTCCCCATTCCTCTCTATTTTGAAAAGTTTCCGTTTCTTGTGATTATCTTCCAGATGTTGTAGTTTTGTGTGTTTATCTTTTTCTATACTCAAAAAGGCTTTCCTTATCAAATTTCAGAGACAGACATGGGACTGCAGGATCTTCATCTCAAGCTCAAGGTAAGCCCATAATTTTCtggttgttttttttcctcctctttcaATAACATATATTGTTTCATTAGCCTTTTATCTTGGAGTTCTTGCCCCAATCGGATAATTTGATTACTGGGATTTTGAGTTCTGTTTGATATCTTCTTCGGGGTATAAGAAACATTCGTATGCAAATGTGACAAAAATGAATGTAAAAGCTCTTATTTTTAGTGTGACTAACTCGTTTGCTGAATGGTCTAGGCATTCAGGCTGAAACGCTTTCTGATAGGAGATGGCGGGAGCACCAAAAGAGAGCCTCAGACTACAAGGAAACCTTCATGGATGATACCAGTATCGCACGGGTATTATGTCGTCGAGGATCAATCATACAGAACTGGTTCAGGGGAGTCCGAGTCTGACTCAGTCGTGGTACAGAGAGAGCAAATCGAAGAGCTTGAGCTGTGGTTTTTCGGAGTTTTCGATGCTCAAGTTGGAGATGGAGTTACCAAGTACATGCAATCCCATTTGTTTAACAGGAACCTCAAAGGGGTAACAGATTCGACATTACTATATCCCCTTTAAGCTTAAATTGAATGAAAATGAATGTCCACAGTCGAGGAGTATAACAAGATTTTGTAAATAGTGGGTGTTTTTAAAAAAGGCAATTCCTTCAGGAAAAGTTACATTTGGGAGACACCCACCCAATTTGGCCGATCGGCTTGTACATCAAAGATTTTAAAGGACAAATTGTAGTTGTTCCCTTTTTCTGTGTTCTAACTTgtatctttataattttacatgTTGCGGATAGCAGTCTCAGATAAGAAGAAAGAGCAAGGAGACAATGAGAAAGGCGCTCCTTGGTGCAAGAGCAAAGGTAAGAGAAACGCAGAAAGAAGAGGAGACATTGAGAGTGGGGTCAGTATCAGTGTTGGTAACCAATGCAGAAAAGCTGGTGACAGCTTACATGGGAGACTATAGAGCTGTTGTCTGCAGAGATGGTGTGGCTCATCAGATCAGCAGCACCGCCCACCAATCATCCAAAAGACATTGGCCTCGCAGACTCATTTCAGGTTTGGAACACTTCCCTACTTTATCTGTGTTACTCTAAATCCGGATACATTCAATTTATTATTGGCACAAGAGAGTGTTTTAAAGCAAAAATAGTGTTTCTGTGGCCCTAACTTTGCTGCATCTATGTCACTGAAATCAGAATGCTGGGGTGGTGCAGTGCATGATGGCACCAGATTAtccccaaaagaaattttatccCTTGAATTAAttccttaaatattttcaagctaaaaaatagttgaaaatttACCCCCAGAGACATTTTGTGTGAGATTTTAACAAGTCCACCTTACGGAGACTAAAAAATCCTGGTGGGAGCCAGACAGTGGAACAGAACCGAAATGATAGCGACTCTTCGGAGTTTGAATACTTTGAAAGAGACACAGCTAAACAATTACACAAGTACTTGGGTGACTGGGTCCTCATACTTCATTCAAATGTACCATATAACTAACACTGCGATATTTCTTGCGCATAAAGTACGCATATTTGGATACAGTTTGGGCAAATCTGCAGGCAGTAAACAAACCAAAAGCTCTGAGCTTGTCGTTGGTTCTGAAAGAATTGATTCCAGTACTGAATTTGTCGTCTTGGCAAGCACTGGCATATGGGAGGTACGATGCATTTTTCAGTACACCATTTAGCACTAGAGACTCTGTTTCCAATATGTATACATCTATTtcaccacttaaaaaaaaaaacccaaatccaGGTCCAATTTTACATGGTGTTTCCAATTGGTTTCACGCTGATTGGCATCAGACACTCCTGCTTCCAagttccatgcatgcatttttcaCAACAAAGATGGTTTCTTGCTTATTGTTGGGTCGTACTAAGAGCTTTGCTACTGAAAACGCCATTACTTTTTTAGGCCCATtacagttatttaaaaaaaaaaaaaagttcaaaaagccatttttttttttttttttgttttttatgatgCCTTACTGATAATATTAGTGGTGTCTTGGGTGTGTTAATAAACGGACTTGCAAATAgtaattattttcttggacaaATGCGCACACAACACTTACTTGTCTTGTTTATTTAGGTTATGAAGAACCAAGAGGCCGTGAATCTCATCAGGCACTTAGAAGACCCACAAGAAGCAGCTGAGTGCTTGGCAAAGGAGGCTTTAACCAGAATGAGCAAAAGCAATGTTTCTTGCTTAATCATTCGTTTTGACTAATTGCTACCATTTTCCTAATTGCAgagatttttaaaaagtttttccggggatttttttttttttttactgcaaCTTTTTTGCTAGATGCGCAATGAGAGTTTGCTTTATAGTATAAATGAATGGTATTGATATTTACACGCGGAGTCTATTTTACTTTGAGAAATGTTATAGGCACaaaggaattatataaaaacaaattcacaaattgacgtaTTTTCATGTAATCTATCAtatctattttatgataaaattaaatttacaatctgatgCATCACATCAAGCAACGTCa is a window from the Juglans regia cultivar Chandler chromosome 7, Walnut 2.0, whole genome shotgun sequence genome containing:
- the LOC108991199 gene encoding putative protein phosphatase 2C-like protein 44 isoform X1 → MGLQDLHLKLKAFRLKRFLIGDGGSTKREPQTTRKPSWMIPVSHGYYVVEDQSYRTGSGESESDSVVVQREQIEELELWFFGVFDAQVGDGVTKYMQSHLFNRNLKGSQIRRKSKETMRKALLGARAKVRETQKEEETLRVGSVSVLVTNAEKLVTAYMGDYRAVVCRDGVAHQISSTAHQSSKRHWPRRLISVRIFGYSLGKSAGSKQTKSSELVVGSERIDSSTEFVVLASTGIWEVMKNQEAVNLIRHLEDPQEAAECLAKEALTRMSKSNVSCLIIRFD
- the LOC108991199 gene encoding putative protein phosphatase 2C-like protein 44 isoform X2, whose amino-acid sequence is MGLQDLHLKLKAFRLKRFLIGDGGSTKREPQTTRKPSWMIPVSHGYYVVEDQSYRTGSGESESDSVVVQREQIEELELWFFGVFDAQVGDGVTKYMQSHLFNRNLKGSQIRRKSKETMRKALLGARAKVRETQKEEETLRVGSVSVLVTNAEKLVTAYMGDYRAVVCRDGVAHQISSTAHQSSKRHWPRRLISVWANLQAVNKPKALSLSLVLKELIPVLNLSSWQALAYGRL